Part of the Natrialbaceae archaeon AArc-T1-2 genome, GACCTCTCGATTCGGGAAGAGTCGGCCGACTTCTATGAGACACAAATCAATGGCACGTCCAGCCTCATTGAGGTCGAGTTCCAGAGCGAGGGACGTCCACAAACGGTCGTCGAAGCCGAGTGGGAAGATCCCGATAACAAGGATAAAGAAACCGTGGAGTTGCCGAAGGTCGTTCTCCTAGAGGAACCAGAGAAGACGCTTAAAGAGGAGGAGCCGGGCTCCGACATCGAGCGGAATGAGTACGACGGTAGCACTGAAAAGGGCTCGAAGAGTGGTTTGGCCGCCTTCGAGGAGATTGACGACATCTCAATCGTCTGTGTCCCCGACCAAGCGAGGGAATCGCTCGATTTGGCGGAGCCGGTTGCCGAGCACTGCGGACACGAAGATCGTCAGGATCGGATCGGACTGATCCAGGCTGAACGGGGATTCGACGTCGCGGGCGATCCAGAGTTGCCGCTCCGGTCGGAGTACGCGGCGTTCTACTGTCCGTGGATTGAGATCCACGACCCCGTCACTGGTCGCCCAAAGGAAGTGCCACCGGGTGGGCACGTCGCAGGAATCTATGCTCGTAGCGACGCAGAACATGGCGTTCACAAGGCCCCGGCGAACGAGGTCGTCCGTGGTGCCCAGGGACTGGGGATCACGATCACCGACGCCGAGCAGTCGATACTCAACCCCGGAGGGATCAACTGCATCCGTAGTTTCCGCGGGCGCGGCATCCGGGTGTGGGGCGCTAGGACGATGGCCAGCGATCCGTCCTGGAAGTACGTCAACGTCCGACGACTATTCCTGTATCTCCGGGAGTCGATCGACGAGGGGACACAGTGGGCGGTCTTCGAGCCCAATAACGAAGACCTATGGGCGCGGGTCCGCCAGACGATAACCAACTTCCTGCGTGATGTCTGGGAGGACGGCGCGCTCATGGGATCGACGCCGGAAGAGGCGTTTTACGTGAAGTGCGACCGGTCGACGATGACCCAAAACGACATCGACAACGGTCGCCTGATCTGTGAGATCGGCGTCGCGC contains:
- a CDS encoding phage tail sheath family protein, whose amino-acid sequence is MSTSTVGFLGQTERGPTEPRLVTSFADFKRTFGGYAQYKRGGRLEGTYLAYAVDGFFRNGGQQAYVGRVVDEEAVGEEDYLASAPIQTESDGTVLNVSAVGPGKWGQNIAIIVEDASNYDEESNDLFRLRVKYWAEESDIPARDELVSGRGEPNGSNGIDDPEKPEEEGDPDVSTDGGSTQADAPAETTEVILNASADVEEVYDDLSIREESADFYETQINGTSSLIEVEFQSEGRPQTVVEAEWEDPDNKDKETVELPKVVLLEEPEKTLKEEEPGSDIERNEYDGSTEKGSKSGLAAFEEIDDISIVCVPDQARESLDLAEPVAEHCGHEDRQDRIGLIQAERGFDVAGDPELPLRSEYAAFYCPWIEIHDPVTGRPKEVPPGGHVAGIYARSDAEHGVHKAPANEVVRGAQGLGITITDAEQSILNPGGINCIRSFRGRGIRVWGARTMASDPSWKYVNVRRLFLYLRESIDEGTQWAVFEPNNEDLWARVRQTITNFLRDVWEDGALMGSTPEEAFYVKCDRSTMTQNDIDNGRLICEIGVAPVKPAEFVIFRISQWTGDE